One stretch of Corallococcus exiguus DNA includes these proteins:
- a CDS encoding DUF5995 family protein has translation MLWNPVNAEEALEGLEKILGRLNARDDSRAIFLDIYAIVTRKVVHLLSRDDAGGFLEPEWLSHLTGRFAEEALIAVRDSLKNLPLPTAAWRFATHYPAQGLTQPYQDALLGVSAHINHDLGMVVYDNIAHQSPPADARRMARYRHDYFHVNEILRSCIPDCVDLLAERYRCASTRLLLRVPFSRPVVERAVMRMLIVWRQRVWDNVVAMLEAQTPEEHQAVVERVRTTSGRIAQALCADKALWWTVRGESPPFSLDLPPEAWPGVVPPPEPEPDADAARAG, from the coding sequence GTGCTCTGGAATCCGGTCAACGCGGAGGAGGCGCTGGAGGGTCTGGAGAAGATCCTCGGCCGGCTGAACGCGCGGGATGACTCACGCGCCATCTTCCTGGACATCTACGCCATCGTCACTCGGAAGGTCGTCCACCTGCTGAGCCGCGATGACGCGGGCGGCTTCCTCGAACCCGAGTGGCTGTCTCACCTGACGGGCCGCTTCGCGGAGGAGGCGCTCATCGCGGTGCGCGACTCGCTGAAGAACCTGCCGCTGCCCACCGCGGCGTGGCGCTTCGCGACGCACTACCCGGCCCAGGGTCTCACGCAGCCGTACCAGGACGCGCTGCTGGGCGTGAGCGCCCACATCAACCACGACCTGGGAATGGTCGTCTACGACAACATCGCCCACCAGTCGCCGCCGGCGGATGCACGCCGGATGGCGCGCTACCGGCATGACTACTTCCACGTGAACGAGATCCTCCGCTCGTGCATCCCGGACTGCGTGGACCTGCTCGCGGAGCGCTACCGGTGCGCGTCCACGCGGCTGCTCCTGCGCGTGCCCTTCAGCCGCCCCGTGGTGGAGCGGGCGGTGATGCGGATGCTCATCGTCTGGCGGCAGCGCGTCTGGGACAACGTCGTCGCGATGCTGGAGGCGCAGACGCCCGAGGAGCACCAGGCCGTCGTGGAGCGCGTCCGCACGACGTCCGGCCGCATCGCGCAGGCGCTGTGCGCGGACAAGGCGCTCTGGTGGACGGTGCGCGGCGAGTCACCGCCGTTCAGCCTGGACCTGCCGCCGGAGGCATGGCCCGGCGTGGTGCCGCCTCCGGAGCCTGAGCCGGACGCGGACGCTGCCCGCGCCGGCTAG
- a CDS encoding MBL fold metallo-hydrolase, which produces MLTEVQAGPYTVRGVSVGGVYTSLLVPELGVLLDAGIPIRSFATTDRIFLSHGHADHASALGSLLGIRALVGKGPPFVYLPAEIEAPVQEALAALGRLHRMKSEVRTVPLRPGDTVKVQQDVWVRAFRTHHPVPSLGYQFLRRVAKLKPEFRELPPAEIGRRRQAGEPLFDEVERLELAYCTDTLSNVLERQPSLFDSRVLILECTFIDAERTVRDAQERAHIHLEEIASMADRFQNEALVLMHFSQAYSPAQVHATLQARLPASLLERVRVFAPDAGRWFG; this is translated from the coding sequence ATGCTGACCGAGGTGCAGGCGGGACCCTATACCGTGCGCGGCGTGTCCGTGGGCGGCGTGTACACGTCGCTCCTGGTGCCGGAGTTGGGGGTGCTGCTCGACGCGGGCATCCCCATCCGCTCCTTCGCCACCACGGACCGCATCTTCCTCAGCCACGGGCATGCGGACCATGCGAGCGCGTTGGGCTCGCTGCTGGGCATCCGCGCGCTCGTGGGCAAGGGGCCGCCGTTCGTCTATCTGCCGGCGGAGATTGAAGCGCCCGTGCAGGAGGCGCTCGCGGCCCTGGGGCGCCTGCACCGGATGAAGTCGGAGGTCCGCACCGTTCCCCTTCGCCCCGGTGACACCGTGAAGGTGCAGCAGGATGTGTGGGTCCGCGCCTTTCGCACGCACCATCCCGTGCCGTCGCTGGGCTACCAGTTCCTCCGCCGCGTCGCGAAGCTCAAGCCGGAGTTTCGCGAGTTGCCTCCGGCGGAGATTGGCCGCCGTCGTCAGGCCGGTGAGCCGCTGTTCGATGAAGTCGAGCGGCTGGAGCTGGCCTACTGCACCGACACTCTCTCCAACGTGCTGGAGCGTCAGCCGTCGTTGTTCGACAGCCGCGTGCTCATCCTCGAATGCACGTTCATCGACGCGGAGCGCACCGTGCGCGACGCGCAGGAGCGGGCCCACATCCACCTGGAGGAGATCGCCTCCATGGCGGACCGCTTCCAGAACGAGGCCCTGGTCCTGATGCATTTCAGTCAGGCTTACAGCCCCGCGCAGGTCCACGCGACGCTCCAGGCCCGTCTGCCAGCGTCGCTGCTTGAGCGCGTGCGAGTCTTTGCTCCTGACGCCGGCCGCTGGTTCGGTTGA
- a CDS encoding FAD-dependent monooxygenase, with protein sequence MTSASTRHVLIAGAGIGGLTLACALQRAGLRATVFERADALRPVGAGIIVQMNAAVALRRIGLCDAVVAEGERAERTLILDSTGARITAIDVLSLQEELDIPMVAVHRARLQAVLHAHAGPEEAVRLGVSVTGFQDDGARVTVTLSTGETVTGDVLVGADGLRSAVRTGLLGAQPTRYSGYTSWRGVCPGADLVEAGQVTETWGPGSRFGIVPIGHGEVYWFATLNALAGAEDAPGQTLAVLQERFAGWHAPIAKLLAATPPERVLRTDIHDRPPVRHWSRGRVTLLGDAAHPMTPNLGQGGCQAIEDGVVLGECLAAPGSVEDALRLYESRRVKRANALVVRSHQVGRVAQWENGAARFVRDALFRRVPQSAARRQLWTLVQGVS encoded by the coding sequence ATGACGTCCGCATCCACCCGCCACGTCCTCATCGCCGGAGCAGGCATTGGAGGCCTCACGCTGGCCTGTGCCCTCCAGCGCGCGGGCCTTCGCGCCACGGTGTTCGAACGCGCCGACGCACTGCGCCCGGTGGGCGCGGGCATCATCGTGCAGATGAACGCCGCGGTCGCGCTGCGCCGCATCGGCTTGTGTGACGCGGTGGTCGCGGAGGGCGAGCGCGCCGAGCGGACCCTCATCCTCGATTCGACGGGCGCTCGTATCACCGCCATCGACGTGCTCTCGCTCCAGGAGGAGTTGGACATCCCCATGGTGGCCGTGCACCGCGCGCGCCTCCAGGCGGTCCTTCACGCCCACGCGGGCCCGGAGGAGGCCGTGCGGCTGGGTGTCAGCGTGACGGGCTTCCAGGACGACGGCGCCCGCGTCACGGTGACGCTGTCCACGGGCGAGACCGTCACCGGCGACGTCCTGGTGGGCGCGGATGGACTGCGCTCCGCCGTGCGGACCGGCCTGCTGGGCGCGCAGCCCACGCGTTACTCCGGCTACACCAGCTGGCGCGGGGTCTGCCCGGGGGCGGACCTCGTGGAGGCGGGGCAGGTCACCGAGACGTGGGGACCTGGGTCCCGCTTCGGCATCGTGCCCATTGGCCATGGCGAGGTGTACTGGTTCGCCACGCTGAACGCGCTCGCGGGGGCGGAGGATGCGCCGGGACAGACGCTCGCCGTCCTTCAGGAGCGCTTCGCCGGATGGCACGCGCCCATCGCGAAGCTGCTCGCGGCGACGCCGCCTGAGCGCGTCCTGCGCACGGACATCCACGACCGTCCACCGGTGCGACACTGGAGCCGGGGCCGGGTGACGTTGCTGGGTGACGCCGCGCATCCCATGACTCCGAACCTGGGGCAGGGTGGATGTCAGGCCATCGAGGACGGTGTGGTGCTGGGGGAATGTCTCGCTGCGCCGGGCAGTGTGGAGGACGCACTGCGTCTGTATGAGTCCCGCCGGGTGAAACGTGCCAACGCACTGGTCGTGCGCTCACATCAGGTGGGACGTGTGGCCCAGTGGGAGAATGGAGCCGCGCGCTTTGTCCGTGATGCACTATTCCGGCGAGTCCCGCAGTCGGCCGCGAGACGCCAGCTATGGACGCTGGTCCAAGGCGTGAGCTGA
- a CDS encoding c-type cytochrome — translation MMKKILIAIGALVALVLIGAGSAMGVATHKINKTYDYVALPNITRDSSPEGIARGEQVFRAVCGECHAGGGNTKPVGGRMFDFPAELGTFYSANITSDMEKGVGAWTDQEIARLVINGIDKNHHFRPMPPFPNMGDKDIAAVIGFMRSGHPDFAPEKQQPPRSELTPPGRMAFAFAMGINDKGRTEPVPVPAKAADSVEYGRYLASSVYDCTFCHSPGLESSAVKMQHPETLLSGGFEFDMVPLGGEGKLLSPNITPSETAGIGKWTLDEFNHAMVTGITPGGYILRAPMPKYRYADAVELSALYTFLRSMKPNDKVVPPPAGGRPKAEPSSDPEKMFSSLGCATCHAPGKAYEAKLQGAKGKAPEEVAKWIRNPETFKPGTQMPTYESLVDENNALALARYVLGKTGSTVSEGTTP, via the coding sequence ATGATGAAGAAGATCCTGATCGCCATTGGTGCGTTGGTCGCCCTGGTCCTGATTGGCGCGGGTTCCGCCATGGGCGTGGCCACCCACAAGATCAACAAGACGTACGACTATGTCGCGCTGCCCAACATCACGCGGGACAGCTCTCCTGAGGGCATTGCCCGCGGCGAGCAGGTGTTCCGCGCGGTGTGTGGCGAGTGTCACGCGGGCGGAGGCAACACCAAACCCGTGGGCGGCCGGATGTTCGACTTCCCGGCCGAACTGGGCACCTTCTACTCGGCGAACATCACCTCCGACATGGAGAAGGGCGTGGGCGCCTGGACGGACCAGGAGATCGCCCGCCTGGTGATCAACGGCATCGACAAGAACCACCACTTCCGCCCCATGCCCCCGTTCCCCAACATGGGTGACAAGGACATCGCGGCGGTCATCGGCTTCATGCGCTCCGGGCACCCGGACTTCGCGCCGGAGAAGCAGCAGCCGCCGCGCTCCGAGCTGACGCCCCCGGGCCGGATGGCGTTCGCGTTCGCCATGGGCATCAACGACAAGGGCCGCACGGAGCCGGTGCCCGTGCCCGCGAAGGCGGCGGACTCCGTGGAGTACGGCCGCTACCTGGCCTCCAGCGTCTACGACTGCACCTTCTGCCACTCGCCCGGCCTGGAGAGCAGCGCGGTGAAGATGCAGCACCCGGAGACGCTGCTGAGCGGCGGCTTCGAGTTCGACATGGTGCCGCTGGGCGGCGAGGGCAAGCTGCTGTCGCCCAACATCACCCCCAGCGAGACGGCCGGCATCGGCAAGTGGACGCTGGACGAGTTCAATCACGCCATGGTCACGGGCATCACGCCCGGGGGCTACATCCTGCGCGCGCCCATGCCCAAGTACCGCTACGCGGACGCCGTGGAGCTCTCCGCCCTCTACACCTTCCTGCGCTCCATGAAGCCCAACGACAAGGTCGTGCCGCCGCCCGCCGGTGGCCGCCCCAAGGCGGAGCCCTCCAGCGACCCGGAGAAGATGTTCAGCTCCCTGGGCTGCGCGACCTGCCACGCCCCCGGCAAGGCCTACGAGGCCAAGCTCCAGGGCGCCAAGGGCAAGGCTCCTGAGGAAGTGGCGAAGTGGATCCGCAACCCGGAGACCTTCAAGCCCGGCACGCAAATGCCCACCTACGAGTCCCTCGTCGACGAGAACAACGCCCTCGCGCTCGCCAGGTACGTCCTGGGCAAGACGGGCAGCACCGTGAGTGAAGGCACCACGCCCTGA
- a CDS encoding alpha/beta fold hydrolase, whose amino-acid sequence MPFATKSGRRIHYEVQGHGPPLLLLHGLLQLGSHWSLKGYLPALTDAYTVVTFDSLGHGQSDTPHDLEAYALKHRVEDALSVLDTLSIDRAHTWGYSMGGWTVCGLASFAPERLASYVVGGWDPVVGLPVAYAAMEKQLKPGTRVDWFQVLLMGARRAPELAEAIDAGDLDALRLCMKACETSAGLDEALVQSGKPGLLYCGVTDPYHGSMRAVAERAGAAFATIDHADHGGAWAKAPKVLPHVLPFLASVTRP is encoded by the coding sequence ATGCCCTTCGCGACGAAGTCCGGCCGCCGCATCCACTACGAGGTCCAGGGCCACGGCCCTCCCCTGCTGCTCCTGCACGGCCTGCTCCAGTTGGGCTCGCACTGGTCGCTCAAGGGGTACCTGCCCGCGCTGACGGATGCGTACACGGTGGTGACGTTCGACTCGCTGGGGCATGGCCAGAGCGACACGCCGCACGACCTGGAGGCCTATGCGCTGAAGCATCGCGTGGAGGACGCGCTGTCGGTGCTCGACACGCTCTCCATCGACCGGGCGCACACGTGGGGCTACTCGATGGGCGGCTGGACGGTGTGTGGCCTGGCGTCCTTCGCGCCGGAGCGGCTGGCCTCATACGTGGTGGGCGGCTGGGATCCGGTGGTGGGCCTGCCCGTGGCCTACGCGGCCATGGAGAAGCAGCTCAAGCCCGGTACCCGCGTGGACTGGTTCCAGGTGCTCCTGATGGGAGCACGACGCGCGCCGGAGCTGGCGGAGGCCATCGACGCGGGAGACCTGGACGCGCTCCGGCTGTGCATGAAGGCCTGTGAGACCTCGGCGGGCCTGGATGAGGCACTGGTGCAATCCGGCAAGCCAGGGCTGCTGTACTGCGGCGTGACGGACCCGTACCACGGCTCCATGAGGGCCGTAGCGGAGCGGGCCGGCGCGGCGTTCGCGACCATCGATCACGCCGACCATGGCGGCGCCTGGGCGAAGGCGCCCAAGGTGCTGCCGCACGTCCTGCCGTTCCTCGCCTCCGTCACACGGCCCTGA
- a CDS encoding MaoC family dehydratase: MASTAEGGRQELFLDDLSVGQKFFSDTHALDAAQIIAFAREFDPQGFHLDDAAAKDTLFEGLAASGWHTAALTMKLNVQSGLPFKGGIVGAGGEIRWPRPTRPGDILQVESEVLEIIPSRTRPDRGIATVRSETRNQKGDVLQVLIAKLVLPRRPASG; this comes from the coding sequence ATGGCATCGACGGCAGAGGGCGGGCGCCAGGAGTTGTTCCTGGACGACCTGTCCGTGGGGCAGAAGTTCTTCAGTGACACGCACGCGCTGGACGCGGCGCAGATCATCGCCTTCGCGAGGGAGTTCGACCCGCAGGGCTTCCATCTGGACGACGCCGCGGCGAAGGACACGCTGTTCGAAGGGCTGGCGGCGAGCGGCTGGCACACGGCGGCGCTCACCATGAAGCTCAACGTCCAGAGCGGTCTGCCCTTCAAGGGCGGCATCGTGGGGGCGGGCGGGGAGATCCGCTGGCCCCGGCCCACGCGCCCGGGGGACATCCTCCAGGTCGAGAGCGAGGTGCTGGAGATCATCCCTTCCCGCACGCGGCCGGACCGGGGCATCGCCACGGTGCGCAGCGAAACTCGCAACCAGAAGGGCGACGTGCTGCAGGTGCTCATCGCGAAGCTGGTGCTGCCCCGTCGCCCGGCGAGCGGGTGA
- a CDS encoding fatty acid desaturase family protein, which yields MSRATPDFDLASVDVEGFYAELKALRAQLDANLGEADKAHLRKMERWGKVASVLGMATAWIAPNPLSALALGLGRSTRWLLMHHVGHRGYDRVPGMPASRTSKGFAKGNRRFVDWLDWMLPEAWVFEHNVLHHSHTGEDADPDLLERNAEGSLRDTGRPLALRYVQLALLAVTWRASYYAPETLGSLRRKGRREGGALTRAELWELFTRCYLPYATVFFGLYPAAFLVVGPWAAFSVLCNSVLADVVTNLHTFFVVGPNHTGEDLYRFDSAPANKGERMVQQVVGSANYRTGGDLNDFAHLWLNYQIEHHLWPDLPMLKYREAQPHVRALCEKYGIPYVQESVWTRARKMVDVVVGKASMKRLVKAAAPGMSAADARAEASAA from the coding sequence ATGTCCCGCGCCACCCCTGACTTCGACCTGGCCTCCGTGGACGTGGAGGGCTTCTACGCGGAGCTGAAGGCGCTGCGCGCCCAGCTGGACGCGAACCTGGGTGAAGCGGACAAGGCGCACCTGCGGAAGATGGAGCGGTGGGGGAAGGTGGCTTCGGTGCTGGGCATGGCCACGGCGTGGATTGCTCCCAATCCACTCTCCGCGTTGGCGCTGGGCCTGGGCCGCTCCACGCGCTGGCTGCTCATGCACCACGTGGGGCACCGGGGCTATGACCGCGTGCCGGGCATGCCCGCGTCGCGCACCAGCAAGGGCTTCGCGAAGGGGAACCGCCGGTTCGTGGACTGGCTGGACTGGATGCTGCCGGAGGCGTGGGTCTTCGAGCACAACGTGCTGCACCACTCGCACACCGGCGAGGATGCGGATCCGGACCTCCTGGAGCGCAACGCGGAGGGCTCGCTGCGTGACACCGGCCGGCCGCTGGCCCTGCGCTACGTGCAACTGGCGCTGCTGGCCGTCACCTGGCGCGCGAGCTACTACGCGCCGGAGACGCTGGGCTCGCTGCGCCGCAAGGGCCGCCGCGAGGGTGGGGCGCTGACGCGCGCGGAGCTGTGGGAGCTCTTCACGCGCTGCTACCTGCCGTACGCGACCGTCTTCTTCGGGCTGTATCCGGCGGCGTTCCTGGTGGTGGGGCCGTGGGCGGCGTTCAGCGTGCTCTGCAACTCCGTGCTGGCGGACGTCGTCACCAACCTGCACACGTTCTTCGTGGTGGGCCCCAACCACACCGGCGAGGACCTGTACCGCTTCGACTCCGCGCCCGCGAACAAGGGGGAGCGCATGGTGCAGCAGGTGGTGGGCAGCGCGAACTACCGCACGGGCGGCGACCTCAACGACTTCGCGCACCTGTGGCTGAACTACCAGATTGAGCACCACCTCTGGCCGGACCTGCCGATGCTGAAGTACCGCGAGGCGCAGCCGCACGTGCGCGCCCTCTGCGAGAAGTACGGCATCCCGTACGTGCAGGAGAGCGTCTGGACGCGCGCGCGGAAGATGGTGGACGTCGTCGTGGGCAAGGCGTCCATGAAGCGGCTGGTGAAGGCCGCGGCGCCCGGGATGTCGGCCGCGGACGCTCGCGCGGAGGCCTCCGCGGCCTAG
- the def gene encoding peptide deformylase: MVLKIVQAGEPVLRQRARELTPEEIGSEATRQLIQLMRDTMRDAPGVGLAAPQVGVGLRLVVIEDRAEYQAGAAPADLALRERSPVAFHVLINPKLVVEDPTPMEFHEGCLSVNGFAALVARARGVRVEALDENGRPVSVSARGWYARIIQHELDHLDGTLYVDRMETRSLTTQENQRRHWLGKSTAQVRTALGLPEQTPSLPRKDPT; the protein is encoded by the coding sequence ATGGTGCTCAAGATCGTCCAGGCGGGGGAACCGGTGCTGCGCCAGCGCGCGCGGGAGCTGACCCCGGAAGAAATCGGCAGCGAAGCGACGCGGCAGCTCATCCAGTTGATGCGCGACACGATGAGGGACGCGCCCGGCGTGGGGCTCGCGGCACCCCAGGTGGGCGTGGGCCTGCGGCTGGTGGTCATCGAGGACCGCGCCGAGTACCAGGCTGGCGCGGCGCCCGCGGACCTGGCGCTGCGGGAGCGCTCGCCGGTGGCTTTCCACGTGCTGATCAACCCGAAGCTCGTGGTGGAGGACCCCACGCCGATGGAGTTCCACGAGGGCTGTCTGAGCGTGAACGGCTTCGCGGCGCTGGTGGCCCGGGCGCGTGGCGTGCGGGTGGAGGCGCTGGATGAGAACGGGCGGCCGGTGTCGGTGTCCGCGCGCGGCTGGTACGCGCGCATCATCCAACACGAGCTGGATCATCTGGACGGCACGCTCTACGTGGACCGCATGGAGACGCGCAGCCTCACGACGCAGGAGAACCAGCGACGGCACTGGCTGGGCAAGAGCACGGCCCAGGTGCGCACGGCGCTGGGCTTGCCAGAGCAGACCCCTTCGCTTCCTCGAAAGGACCCGACATGA
- a CDS encoding BamA/TamA family outer membrane protein, with product MPLSCFRRHLSVLALALTGLAAPVAHADEDTPVSSIDRSQVGEVTVEGANKTTSGTVRSFGQVGVGDEVDSEELEKVERRLLATGLFQEVRVGTEPMPDGRVRLVLRVKDKASWVVAPTVALSSANTGGGLLYAENNLGGRAKKFAVAAQVSTGESGLYVGFLDPILFGLPQLKFSLEGQLKSDRVDEYSMDASEDDPEILRRTRFNSASISSELGFILFERVRAAAKYRLASIDAKTPDPQMPVTVPPFSTGPAMRDTSLRLMVGLDSRQTLHAVTEGLNLEASYEVSTPGVWSEFDYRKFGLLYRHGIRFFTENNLVLRGELVLGRHLPFQQELVMGGNTLRGFQYRQFRGDSRLTFTAEYHFPLFKVQSLAFRGVAFSDTGAIAWWDVPEDGNLRDANGRVIRNYLRETITGQNAVTVAQGVGGGLRLYLNNVVLPLLGVDVAYAVNSGQVRFYLVAGVTPS from the coding sequence GTGCCTCTCTCCTGCTTTCGCCGTCACCTGTCCGTCCTCGCCTTGGCCCTGACGGGCCTGGCGGCCCCCGTCGCCCACGCCGACGAGGACACGCCCGTGTCCTCCATCGACCGCTCCCAGGTCGGAGAGGTGACGGTGGAGGGCGCGAACAAGACGACGTCCGGGACGGTGCGCTCGTTCGGCCAGGTGGGCGTGGGCGACGAGGTGGACAGCGAGGAACTGGAGAAGGTGGAGCGGCGCCTGTTGGCCACCGGCCTCTTCCAGGAGGTCCGTGTCGGCACCGAGCCGATGCCCGACGGGCGCGTGCGGCTGGTGCTGCGAGTGAAGGACAAGGCGTCGTGGGTGGTGGCCCCCACGGTGGCGCTGTCCTCCGCGAACACCGGCGGCGGGCTGCTCTACGCGGAGAACAACCTGGGCGGCCGCGCGAAGAAGTTCGCCGTCGCGGCCCAGGTGAGCACCGGCGAGAGCGGCCTGTACGTGGGCTTCCTGGATCCGATCCTCTTCGGCCTGCCGCAGCTCAAGTTCAGCCTGGAGGGACAGCTCAAGAGCGACCGCGTGGACGAGTACAGCATGGACGCCAGTGAGGACGACCCGGAGATCCTCCGGCGGACGCGCTTCAACTCCGCGTCCATCAGCTCCGAACTGGGCTTCATCCTCTTCGAGCGCGTGCGCGCGGCGGCGAAGTACCGCCTGGCCAGCATCGACGCGAAGACTCCGGATCCGCAGATGCCGGTGACGGTGCCGCCGTTCTCCACCGGCCCCGCCATGCGAGACACGTCGCTGCGCCTCATGGTGGGCCTGGACTCGCGCCAGACGCTGCACGCGGTGACGGAGGGGCTCAACCTGGAGGCCTCCTACGAGGTGTCCACCCCGGGCGTGTGGAGCGAGTTCGACTACCGCAAGTTCGGCCTCCTCTATCGCCACGGCATCCGCTTCTTCACGGAGAACAACCTGGTGCTGCGCGGGGAGCTGGTCCTGGGCAGGCACCTGCCCTTCCAACAGGAGCTGGTGATGGGCGGCAACACGCTGCGCGGCTTCCAGTACCGGCAGTTCCGCGGCGACAGCCGGCTCACCTTCACGGCCGAGTACCACTTCCCCCTCTTCAAGGTGCAGTCGCTGGCCTTCCGGGGCGTGGCCTTCTCCGACACGGGTGCCATCGCGTGGTGGGATGTGCCCGAGGACGGAAACCTGCGCGACGCCAACGGACGCGTCATCCGCAACTACCTGCGGGAGACGATCACGGGCCAGAACGCCGTCACCGTGGCCCAGGGCGTGGGCGGGGGCCTGCGGCTGTACCTCAACAACGTCGTGCTGCCCCTGTTGGGCGTGGACGTCGCCTACGCCGTCAACTCCGGCCAGGTGCGCTTCTACCTCGTGGCCGGAGTCACGCCCTCCTGA
- a CDS encoding NADH:flavin oxidoreductase/NADH oxidase, protein MSSKLFSPLKLRDITLRNRVVVSPMCQYSSDDGFANEWHVVHLGSRAVGGAGLVVTEATAVEPEGRISPQDLGLWKDAHVEQLARINRFMHQNGAASGVQLAHAGRKASTPRPWDAGKRVEPEHGGWQVLGPTTEAFEEGYPVPTALDEAGIQRIVKAFADAAVRAKAAGFQVIELHAAHGYLLHEFLSPLSNKRTDKYGGTFENRTRFALEVTRAVRAKWPESLPLFMRISSTDWVEGGWTPEDSVALARLVAKEGVDLMDCSSGGVVPYAKIPVGPGYQTQLSEQVRKETGLLTGAVGMIRSAFQAEHILATGQADVVFLARELLRDPYWPLRAAKELRADVLWPHQYERAKN, encoded by the coding sequence ATGAGCAGCAAGCTGTTCTCCCCGTTGAAGCTGCGGGACATCACCCTGCGCAACCGCGTGGTCGTCTCGCCCATGTGCCAGTACTCGAGCGACGACGGCTTCGCGAACGAGTGGCACGTGGTGCACCTGGGCAGCCGCGCGGTGGGGGGCGCGGGGCTGGTGGTGACGGAGGCCACGGCGGTGGAGCCGGAGGGCCGCATCTCGCCGCAGGACCTGGGGCTGTGGAAGGACGCGCACGTGGAGCAGCTGGCGCGCATCAACCGCTTCATGCACCAGAACGGCGCCGCGTCTGGCGTGCAGTTGGCACACGCGGGCCGCAAGGCCTCCACGCCCCGTCCTTGGGACGCGGGCAAGCGCGTGGAACCGGAGCATGGCGGCTGGCAGGTGCTGGGCCCCACGACGGAGGCGTTCGAGGAGGGCTACCCGGTGCCCACCGCGCTGGACGAGGCGGGCATCCAGCGCATCGTGAAGGCGTTCGCGGACGCGGCGGTGCGGGCGAAGGCCGCGGGGTTCCAGGTCATCGAGCTGCACGCGGCGCACGGCTACCTGCTGCACGAGTTCCTGTCGCCGCTGTCGAACAAGCGGACGGACAAGTACGGCGGCACGTTCGAGAACCGGACGCGCTTCGCGCTGGAGGTGACGCGCGCCGTGCGGGCGAAGTGGCCGGAGTCGCTGCCGCTCTTCATGCGCATCTCCTCCACGGACTGGGTGGAGGGCGGCTGGACGCCGGAGGACTCCGTGGCGCTGGCGCGGCTGGTGGCGAAGGAGGGCGTGGACCTGATGGATTGCTCGTCCGGCGGCGTGGTGCCGTACGCGAAGATTCCGGTGGGGCCGGGCTACCAGACGCAGCTTTCGGAGCAGGTGCGCAAGGAGACAGGCTTGCTCACGGGCGCGGTGGGGATGATCCGCTCCGCGTTCCAGGCCGAGCACATCCTGGCCACGGGCCAGGCGGACGTCGTCTTCCTGGCGCGCGAGCTGTTGAGGGATCCGTACTGGCCGCTGCGCGCCGCGAAGGAGCTGCGTGCGGATGTGCTGTGGCCGCACCAGTACGAGCGCGCGAAGAACTGA